One window of the Patescibacteria group bacterium genome contains the following:
- a CDS encoding four helix bundle protein, translating into MPNQVQNQNEKKYNLEERTARFGENVIDFIKTLEKNDINKPLLNQFIRSATSIGANYMEADGAESKKDFKHKIALCKKEAKETKHWLRMIARANPHEKSNCQLLWREAQELTLIFSAIFKK; encoded by the coding sequence ATGCCAAATCAAGTTCAAAATCAAAACGAAAAGAAATACAACCTTGAAGAAAGAACCGCCAGGTTTGGAGAAAACGTTATTGATTTTATAAAAACTCTTGAGAAAAATGATATAAACAAACCACTTTTAAATCAATTTATCAGATCCGCAACCAGTATTGGAGCAAATTACATGGAAGCTGATGGCGCCGAGTCAAAAAAGGACTTTAAACACAAAATAGCTCTGTGTAAAAAAGAAGCCAAAGAAACAAAACATTGGCTTAGGATGATCGCGAGAGCTAATCCGCATGAAAAATCAAACTGTCAACTGTTGTGGAGGGAGGCTCAGGAACTCACGCTGATTTTTTCGGCAATATTTAAAAAATAA